In one window of Hevea brasiliensis isolate MT/VB/25A 57/8 chromosome 10, ASM3005281v1, whole genome shotgun sequence DNA:
- the LOC110650535 gene encoding zingipain-2, producing the protein METSIMLKNASFILTTLCILWIPALASEIHHQPKYNSNAMRRRYNKWMAKHGIKYKSREEYLLRFGIYMSNVQFIDYFNSRNLSYKLTDNQFADMGNDEFKSIYLGYTTDGRKKPNLKYLNYTDLPTAVDWRKKGAVTPIKDQGKCGSCWAFSAVAAIEGINKIKTGKLVSLSEQELVDCDVDKDNQGCSGGYMEKAFAFVNKIGGLTTENNYPYNGKDNPCEKEKIKDYAVTISGYKTVPANSEKSLQAAVGNQPVSVAIDAAGYEFQLYSGGIFSGFCGVILNHGVTAVGYGEIGDEKYWLVKNSWGKDWGEDGYIRMKRDSGNEKGICGIAMEASYPIKN; encoded by the exons ATGGAGACATCCATAATGTTAAAGAATGCTAGCTTCATTCTTACAACTCTCTGTATTTTATGGATACCTGCATTGGCCTCAGAAATCCATCATCAGCCAAAATATAACTCCAATGCCATGAGGAGGAGGTATAATAAATGGATGGCAAAACATGGCATAAAATACAAGAGCAGAGAAGAATATTTATTGCGGTTTGGAATATACATGTCCAATGTTCAGTTCATCGACTACTTTAATTCTCGGAACTTATCATATAAGCTCACTGATAACCAATTCGCAGACATGGGCAATGATGAGTTTAAATCTATCTACTTAGGTTATACTACTGATGGAAGAAAGAAGCCCAATCTCAAGTACCTTAATTACACAGATTTGCCAACTGCAGTAGATTGGAGAAAGAAAGGAGCTGTAACCCCAATTAAGGATCAAGGCAAATGTG GAAGTTGTTGGGCATTCTCTGCAGTGGCAGCTATAGAAGGCATTAACAAAATTAAGACAGGAAAACTAGTATCTCTATCAGAACAAGAACTTGTAGACTGTGATGTTGACAAGGATAACCAGGGCTGTAGTGGTGGATACATGGAAAAAGCATTTGCATTCGTCAACAAGATTGGGGGACTCACCACTGAAAATAATTATCCTTACAATGGGAAAGATAACCCCTgtgaaaaagaaaaaatcaaagATTATGCAGTGACAATTAGTGGCTACAAAACAGTACCTGCCAATAGTGAGAAAAGCCTACAAGCTGCAGTTGGCAATCAACCTGTATCTGTTGCAATTGATGCAGCTGGTTATGAATTTCAACTTTACTCCGGAGGTATCTTCAGCGGCTTCTGTGGTGTCATACTCAACCATGGAGTCACAGCAGTTGGCTATGGCGAAATTGGTGATGAAAAATACTGGCTTGTGAAAAATTCATGGGGCAAAGACTGGGGTGAGGATGGCTACATAAGGATGAAGCGTGATTCTGGTAATGAGAAAGGTATCTGTGGCATTGCCATGGAAGCTAGCTACCCCATCAAGAATTGA